In one Pempheris klunzingeri isolate RE-2024b chromosome 8, fPemKlu1.hap1, whole genome shotgun sequence genomic region, the following are encoded:
- the fabp4b gene encoding fatty acid binding protein 4b — MVEQFVGNWTLIASENFDEYMKAIGVGFATRQMGNMAKPNLVISVEDGGVVSMKSESTFKTTEIKFKLNEEFEEATADGRKTKTTITLENGKLVQQQTWEGKTTTLERELQDGKLTAKCIMDDVVALRTYEKAA; from the exons ATGGTTGAGCAGTTTGTTGGAAACTGGACTCTGATTGCCAGCGAGAACTTTGATGAGTACATGAAGGCAATCG GTGTGGGCTTCGCCACCCGGCAAATGGGCAACATGGCGAAGCCTAACCTGGTGATCAGCGTAGAAGATGGAGGGGTCGTGTCCATGAAGTCTGAGAGCACTTTCAAGACCACAGAGATCAAGTTCAAGCTCAATGAGGAATTCGAGGAGGCCACTGCAGACGGCCGAAAGACAAAG ACCACCATCACACTGGAGAATGGCAAGCTTGTGCAGCAACAGACGTGGGAGGGAAAGACCACGACACTAGAGCGGGAGCTCCAAGATGGAAAACTAACAGCT AAATGCATCATGGATGACGTTGTGGCACTGAGGACTTATGAGAAAGCAGCTTAA
- the LOC139205312 gene encoding protein FAM8A1-like produces the protein MADKENTNMEVDKKKNKPYANKVEPLVDEVAQRLGNQNNVDGKKNAGDSRATAEYCEQLQAWMWQYYTGYVNWQSWLAASAMSYPCYLQSVSGTSTASLDITSQSWYNSPFGLPLSPYPPATASASSRAGEAAGGAAVSGQPQQQQQQQQQENGNAQRPGREYSIPSPLQRLLAEMVDFFILFFIKATIIISIMHLSGIKDVSKFAMHFIVEEIDEDTSMEELQKMMLVALVYRILVCFYEIVCIWGAGGATPGKFLIGLRVVTCDSSVLVQPNRVLVVPATNVSLSASTVRALNKNFSIAFFFPAFITLLFFQHNRTVYDMVAGTIVVKRSRVR, from the exons ATGGCcgacaaagaaaacacaaacatggaaGTCGAtaagaaaaagaacaaaccTTATGCTAACAAAGTTGAGCCACTCGTTGACGAGGTTGCCCAAAGACTTGGCAACCAGAACAATGTCGACGGGAAGAAGAACGCCGGTGACAGCCGCGCCACAGCGGAGTACTGCGAGCAGCTGCAGGCGTGGATGTGGCAGTACTACACTGGATATGTGAACTGGCAGAGCTGGCTGGCCGCGTCAGCCATGTCCTATCCTTGTTATTTACAGTCAGTCAGCGGGACGTCGACGGCATCTCTTGATATCACCTCCCAGAGCTGGTATAACAGCCCGTTTGGTCTTCCGTTGTCGCCTTATCCACCTGCGACCGCCTCCGCAAGCAGCCGGGCAGGTGAGGCAGCTGGCGGGGCTGCAGTGTCCGGacagccgcagcagcagcaacagcagcagcagcaggagaatgGAAATGCACAGAGACCAG GTCGGGAGTACAGCATTCCTTCACCTCTTCAGAGACTCCTGGCTGAGATGGTGGATTTCTTCATACTGTTTTTCATCAAAGCAACCATCATCATTAGTATTATGCACCTGAGTGGAATCAA GGATGTCTCCAAGTTCGCCATGCATTTTATAGTGGAGGAAATAGATGAGGACACGTcgatggaggagctgcagaaaatgATGCTTGTTGCACTTGTGTACCGGATATTAGTGTGTTTTTACGAG ATTGTGTGCATTTGGGGAGCAGGAGGCGCCACTCCAGGGAAGTTTCTAATTGGACTCAGAGTTGTTACGTGTGACTCATCAGTTCTGGTTCAGCCTAACAGGGTGCTTGTAGTGCCAGCAACtaatgtctctctgtctgc aTCAACTGTCCGAGCCTTGAACAAGAACTTTTCAATTGCCTTCTTTTTCCCGGCCTTCATCACACTTCTGTTCTTCCAGCACAACAGGACTGTGTATGATATGGTAGCTGGTACAATTGTTGTCAAGCGCTCCAGGGTGAGATGA
- the LOC139205201 gene encoding ataxin-1-like gives MKSNQERSNGCLPPKKREILALEHRPLAVATATPPAAVVTDSPHTENLAWLASVASERCKSRDAESPRCPTSSTSSSSPSTSIPSSATPLSAVPLASLPAVYPTAIPQQAGTIQFAQLGPNVQFISSGPYAGYISSHIINASSTPNSSAIGQRHQLDGYTTALISPSTKGEQQFQIGLSPTELAPVSLPSSPQVTSQYIHLDSRTPLTVSGNAVTSPTTHLQLHPHTAVLPQTLTLAPSQLVVQYADGSVGKKSEGHVKGVLNGELEVVKHTKTPSQAANHHQVQSYEARHILLPADYGQNPAGLQTSLVLVTQPNHGAEREAGSSKISLVQTEKGGICLGKPVSRSSSFSSVSSSEVVKSVTPHTVIQTTLGSEELPASLYSSTQPPIIGYITSANQHAVSYHATLPQHLVIPGGQSLLIPVSGTNNGTEIEVSRTVSALTATTTPQISTAMPHAYLATALSKCEALGPDGNQPPPAVAQAPALPVLPPNPAPAVVAAPSPTPAPVPAHVPAPAPVSIQASPSISSSSSPVALPPFFMRGSIIQLADGELKRVEDLKTEDFIQSAEISSELKIDSSTVERIDSGQSPNAVVIQFSVGELKAQVCVEVLVEYPFFVFGQGWSSCCPDRTTQLFELSCAKLCVGDVCVSLTLRSLRNCSVTDSQALGTKMKTGHLSDSCHNADAAVRNSMSPNSAGSNSGLLMKASNADRLEREQVTGPGPGPGLELPPGLGLVPGQGEGMYGAGPMLADVRQESVKTDMPALTKIQCGETERPTVRKRRWSAPERDQTERVEEEPPLTLPKPSFIPQEVKISIEGHSSTGSERCLNKRVDC, from the exons ATGAAATCCAACCAGGAGCGCAGTAATGGATGTTTGCCTCCTAAGAAGCGTGAGATCTTGGCTCTGGAACATAGACCATTGGCAGTAGCCACAGCAACACCTCCAGCTGCAGTGGTTACTGACAGTCCCCACACAGAGAACCTAGCATGGCTGGCAAGTGTGGCCAGTGAACGCTGCAAATCCAGGGACGCAGAGAGCCCGAGGTGTCCCACCTCCTctacttcctcctcttctccttccacCTCTATCCCTTCTTCAGCCACTCCTCTGTCTGCGGTGCCACTGGCCTCTCTGCCTGCAGTATACCCTACAGCCATTCCCCAGCAGGCTGGCACCATCCAGTTTGCTCAGCTGGGACCCAACGTTCAGTTCATCAGCTCTGGGCCATATGCCGGCTACATCTCCTCTCACATCATCAATGCAAGCTCTACACCTAACAGCTCTGCCATAGGACAACGTCACCAGCTGGATGGTTACACCACTGCCCTCATCTCCCCCAGCACCAAAGGGGAGCAGCAGTTTCAAATAGGCCTCTCTCCCACAGAACTGGCTCCTGTGTCACTTCCAAGCTCTCCCCAAGTCACCAGCCAGTACATTCATCTGGACAGCAGAACACCTCTGACTGTCAGCGGAAACGCTGTCACTTCACCCACAACCCACCTCCAGCTTCACCCTCACACAGCCGTCCTCCCTCAAACGCTTACCTTGGCCCCCTCCCAGCTGGTGGTTCAGTATGCCGATGGTTCAGTGGGAAAGAAATCAGAGGGGCATGTTAAGGGTGTGCTGAATGGGGAATTGGAGGtggtcaaacacacaaaaactccCAGTCAGGCAGCGAACCATCATCAGGTCCAAAGCTATGAGGCCAGACATATCCTCCTGCCTGCAGACTATGGCCAAAACCCTGCAGGACTCCAGACCTCCCTGGTGCTGGTGACTCAGCCTAACCATGGAGCTGAACGTGAAGCTGGCTCAAGTAAGATCTCCTTAGTCCAGACTGAGAAAGGAGGCATCTGTTTGGGTAAACCTGTGTCCAgatcttcctctttctcttctgtctcttcctccgAGGTAGTTAAGTCTGTTACTCCTCATACAGTCATCCAGACCACTCTAGGGTCAGAGGAGCTGCCAGCTAGTCTCTATTCCTCCACACAGCCACCCATCATTGGCTATATCACCAGTGCAAATCAGCATGCTGTCAGCTACCATGCGACGCTGCCTCAGCACCTGGTCATCCCCGGCGGCCAGTCCCTCCTCATCCCAGTCAGTGGCACCAATAATGGCACAGAAATTGAGGTTAGTCGTACTGTCAGTGCCCTGACTGCTACCACTACACCTCAAATATCCACCGCCATGCCACATGCCTATCTGGCTACAGCTCTCTCCAAGTGTGAGGCACTTGGACCAGATGGAAATCAACCACCCCCTGCCGTTGCACAGGCGCCAGCGCTGCCGGTCCTGCCCCCAAACCCGGCTCCTGCAGTGGTGGCCGCTCCCTCCCCGACTCCTGCTCCTGTCCCCGCTCATGTCCCCGCCCCTGCCCCTGTTTCCATCCAAgcctccccctccatctcctcttcctcttcccctgTGGCGCTTCCTCCATTCTTCATGCGAGGATCCATCATCCAGCTGGCTGATGGAGAGCTGAAGCGCGTGGAGGACCTCAAGACAGAGGACTTCATCCAGAGTGCTGAGATTAGCAGTGAGCTTAAGATAGACTCCAGCACTGTGGAGCGTATTGACAGTGGGCAAAGTCCTAATGCTGTGGTCATACAGTTTTCTGTGGGAGAGCTCAAAGCCCAG gtgtgtgtggaggtgctGGTGGAGTATCCCTTCTTTGTATTTGGCCAGGGCTGGTCATCCTGCTGCCCAGACCGGACCACCCAGCTGTTTGAGCTGTCCTGTGCTAAGCTGTGTGTGGGTGATGTATGCGTGTCGCTGACCCTGCGCAGCTTGAGGAACTGTTCAGTAACAGACAGCCAGGCTTTGGGGACCAAGATGAAGACTGGCCACCTCTCTGACTCCTGTCACAATGCGGATGCCGCTGTAAGAAACAGTATGAGTCCAAACTCTGCAGGCAGTAACAGTGGCCTCCTCATGAAGGCTTCCAATGCAGACAGGCTGGAGAGGGAGCAGGTCactggaccaggaccaggaccaggactagAGCTACCACCAGGATTGGGACTGGTTCCAGGACAAGGGGAGGGGATGTACGGAGCCGGACCAATGCTGGCGGACGTTAGACAGGAATCAGTGAAAACAGACATGCCTGCTCTTACCAAAATACAATGTGGTGAAACAGAGAGACCCACAGTCCGCAAGAGGCGCTGGTCAGCTCCAGAGCGAGACCAGACtgagagagtggaggaggagccTCCTCTGACTCTGCCCAAgccctccttcatccctcagGAGGTTAAAATCAGCATAGAGGGCCACTCCAGTACCGGAAGTGAAAGGTGCTTGAATAAAAGAGTAGACTGTTGA